The Microbacterium sp. KUDC0406 genome includes a window with the following:
- the mmsB gene encoding 3-hydroxyisobutyrate dehydrogenase — protein sequence MTRIAFLGLGHMGLPMAVNLVKAGHDVRGYDPVPAAVEAASAAGVPIASFGIDAVAGAEVVITMFPAGKHVIAAYQDGLLAAADPGTLFIESSTIAVDEARTAHELAVEAGHRNIDAPVSGGVVGAENGTLAFMVGGSDEDFAAALPLLEVMGKRIVHCGGPGLGQAAKVCNNMILAVSQIAVAEAFVLGERLGLEHQALFDVVSQASGQCWSITTNCPVPGPVLTSPANRDYQPGFAGALMAKDLGLALQAIEQTTTDAQLGRLAQRIYAEFAAGEGGHRDFSGIITDIRDAS from the coding sequence ATGACCCGCATCGCGTTCCTCGGGCTCGGGCACATGGGGCTGCCCATGGCGGTGAACCTGGTGAAGGCCGGTCACGACGTGCGCGGCTACGACCCCGTCCCGGCCGCGGTCGAGGCGGCGTCGGCGGCGGGCGTGCCGATCGCCTCGTTCGGCATCGACGCAGTCGCCGGCGCCGAGGTGGTCATCACCATGTTCCCCGCAGGCAAGCACGTGATCGCCGCCTACCAGGACGGCCTGCTGGCCGCCGCCGACCCCGGCACCCTGTTCATCGAATCGTCCACCATCGCCGTCGACGAGGCGCGCACCGCGCACGAACTGGCGGTCGAGGCGGGGCATCGCAACATCGACGCCCCGGTCTCGGGCGGTGTCGTCGGCGCCGAGAACGGCACGCTCGCCTTCATGGTCGGCGGCTCCGACGAGGACTTCGCCGCCGCACTGCCGCTGCTCGAGGTGATGGGCAAGCGCATCGTGCACTGCGGCGGACCGGGTCTCGGCCAGGCCGCGAAGGTCTGCAACAACATGATCCTCGCGGTGTCGCAGATCGCGGTCGCCGAAGCGTTCGTGCTGGGGGAGCGGCTGGGACTCGAGCATCAGGCGCTGTTCGACGTGGTGTCCCAGGCATCCGGTCAGTGCTGGTCGATCACGACCAACTGCCCCGTGCCCGGACCGGTGCTGACAAGCCCCGCCAACCGCGACTACCAGCCCGGCTTCGCCGGCGCGCTGATGGCGAAGGACCTCGGCCTCGCGCTGCAGGCGATCGAGCAGACCACGACGGACGCGCAGCTGGGGCGGCTGGCGCAGCGCATCTACGCCGAGTTCGCCGCGGGCGAGGGCGGTCACCGCGACTTCTCGGGCATCATCACCGACATCCGCGACGCGTCCTGA
- a CDS encoding CoA-acylating methylmalonate-semialdehyde dehydrogenase, whose amino-acid sequence MTRTIPHFVGGSHFEPQEGRFAEVFDPSTGEVQARVPLASAAEVQQVIANAAAAQPAWAATNPQKRARVLMRFVDLVNQNMDELARLLSREHGKTFEDAKGDVIRGLEVIEFCIGAPHMLKGEYSTSAGTGIDVYSMRQPLGVVAGITPFNFPAMIPLWKAGPAIASGNAFVLKPSERDPSVPVRLAELLLEAGLPAGIFNVVHGDKEAVDTILTDPRIEAVGFVGSTPIAEYIYATAAANGKRAQCFGGAKNHLVVMPDADLDQAADALIGAGYGSAGERCMAISVAVPVGEETADALVAKLTDRLAGLKVGPGLEPGVDYGPLVSSAAKARVEGLIQQGVDAGATLAADGRGLVVPGHESGFYLGPTLFDRVTTDMSIYQQEIFGPVLCVVRAADYEEALALASDNPYGNGVGIFTRDGDAARDFAARVNVGMVGVNIPIPVPIAYFTFGGWKASGFGDLNQHGADGFRFYTKTKTVTSRWPSGIKDGASFVIPTGDHR is encoded by the coding sequence ATGACTCGTACAATCCCGCATTTCGTAGGCGGATCGCACTTCGAGCCCCAAGAGGGCCGGTTCGCCGAGGTATTCGACCCCAGCACCGGCGAGGTGCAGGCCCGGGTGCCGCTGGCCTCTGCCGCCGAGGTGCAGCAGGTCATCGCGAACGCCGCCGCGGCGCAGCCCGCCTGGGCCGCGACCAACCCGCAGAAGCGCGCCCGCGTGCTGATGCGGTTCGTGGATCTGGTGAACCAGAACATGGACGAGCTGGCCAGGCTGCTCTCCCGTGAGCACGGCAAGACCTTCGAGGATGCGAAGGGCGACGTCATCCGCGGCCTCGAGGTGATCGAGTTCTGCATCGGCGCGCCGCACATGCTCAAGGGCGAGTACTCCACCTCTGCCGGCACGGGCATCGACGTCTACTCGATGCGCCAGCCGCTCGGGGTGGTCGCGGGCATCACGCCGTTCAACTTCCCCGCGATGATCCCGCTCTGGAAGGCCGGCCCCGCGATCGCGAGCGGCAACGCCTTCGTGCTGAAGCCGTCCGAGCGCGACCCCTCCGTGCCGGTGCGCCTGGCCGAGCTGTTGCTGGAGGCGGGCCTGCCGGCCGGCATCTTCAACGTCGTGCACGGCGACAAGGAGGCGGTCGACACCATCCTCACCGACCCGCGCATCGAGGCCGTCGGCTTCGTGGGGTCCACCCCGATCGCCGAGTACATCTACGCCACGGCTGCGGCCAACGGCAAGCGCGCACAGTGCTTCGGAGGTGCGAAGAACCATCTCGTCGTCATGCCCGACGCCGACCTCGACCAGGCCGCCGACGCCCTCATCGGCGCCGGCTACGGTTCGGCCGGAGAGCGCTGCATGGCGATCTCGGTCGCGGTCCCGGTCGGAGAGGAGACCGCTGACGCACTGGTCGCCAAACTCACCGACCGCCTCGCCGGTCTGAAGGTGGGCCCCGGCCTCGAGCCCGGCGTCGACTACGGTCCGCTGGTCTCGTCCGCCGCGAAGGCACGCGTCGAGGGGCTGATCCAGCAGGGTGTGGATGCGGGCGCCACGTTGGCCGCCGACGGCCGCGGCCTCGTGGTACCCGGTCACGAGTCCGGCTTCTACCTCGGCCCCACCCTCTTCGACCGCGTCACCACCGACATGTCGATCTACCAGCAGGAGATCTTCGGCCCGGTGCTCTGTGTGGTCCGCGCCGCCGACTACGAGGAGGCGCTGGCCCTGGCATCCGACAACCCCTACGGGAACGGCGTCGGCATCTTCACGCGCGACGGCGACGCCGCTCGTGACTTCGCCGCCCGCGTGAACGTGGGCATGGTCGGCGTGAACATCCCGATCCCGGTGCCGATCGCGTACTTCACCTTCGGCGGCTGGAAGGCGTCCGGCTTCGGCGACCTGAACCAGCACGGCGCCGACGGGTTCCGCTTCTACACGAAGACCAAGACCGTGACCAGCCGCTGGCCGTCCGGCATCAAGGACGGCGCCAGCTTCGTGATCCCGACGGGAGACCACCGATGA
- a CDS encoding acyl-CoA dehydrogenase family protein, translating into MVTTTAEERDAILGAVRDFAETELAPFAIERDEKHLFPRDSLHRAGELGLGGIYVREDFGGTELSRVDTVAIFEELAKGDPTIASYISIHNMVAWMIDTYGTEAQRAEWVPQLAAMQVFGSYCLTEPGAGSDAAAIATSAVRDGDDFLLTGVKQFISGAGEAGVYVVMARTGALRQAQGPSAHDISAFIVPATAEGLSFGAPEKKMGWHAQPTRQVILDGVRVPASAMLGDEGRGFAIAMSALNGGRLNIAACSLGGAQWALEKAVQYVHEREAFGEPLAEKQSILFAIADMRTDLQAARLMVRDGAQAVDEKAPDATMRCAMAKRFATDAGFDVANRALQLHGGYGYLQDYGIEKVVRDLRVHQILEGTNEIMRLIVGREMLRPAGSASLQRSGGNQMRSGS; encoded by the coding sequence ATGGTGACCACGACGGCCGAGGAGCGCGACGCCATCCTCGGCGCCGTCCGCGACTTCGCCGAGACCGAGCTGGCCCCGTTCGCGATCGAGCGCGATGAGAAGCACCTCTTCCCGCGCGACTCGCTGCACCGGGCGGGCGAGCTGGGCCTGGGCGGCATCTACGTGCGCGAGGATTTCGGCGGCACGGAGCTGTCCCGCGTCGATACCGTCGCGATCTTCGAGGAGCTCGCCAAGGGCGACCCGACCATCGCCTCATACATCTCGATCCACAACATGGTGGCCTGGATGATCGACACCTACGGCACCGAGGCGCAGCGCGCCGAATGGGTGCCGCAGCTGGCCGCGATGCAGGTGTTCGGCTCGTACTGCCTCACCGAGCCCGGAGCGGGATCGGATGCCGCGGCGATCGCCACCAGCGCGGTCCGCGACGGCGACGACTTCCTGCTCACCGGCGTCAAGCAGTTCATCTCCGGCGCCGGCGAGGCCGGCGTCTACGTGGTGATGGCGCGTACCGGCGCCCTTCGACAGGCTCAGGGACCCAGTGCTCATGACATCAGCGCGTTCATCGTGCCCGCGACCGCGGAGGGCCTCTCATTCGGGGCGCCGGAGAAGAAGATGGGCTGGCACGCTCAGCCCACCAGGCAGGTGATCCTGGACGGCGTGCGGGTGCCGGCATCCGCCATGCTCGGCGACGAGGGCCGGGGATTCGCGATCGCGATGTCGGCGCTGAACGGCGGACGGCTGAACATCGCCGCTTGCTCGCTCGGCGGTGCGCAGTGGGCGCTGGAGAAGGCCGTGCAGTACGTGCATGAGCGCGAGGCGTTCGGCGAGCCGCTCGCCGAGAAGCAGTCCATCCTGTTCGCGATCGCCGACATGCGAACCGATCTGCAGGCGGCGCGGCTGATGGTGCGCGACGGCGCACAGGCCGTCGACGAGAAGGCTCCGGATGCCACGATGCGCTGCGCGATGGCGAAGCGCTTCGCGACGGATGCTGGATTCGACGTCGCCAACAGGGCCCTTCAGCTGCACGGCGGGTACGGGTACCTTCAGGACTACGGGATCGAGAAGGTCGTCCGTGATCTGCGGGTGCATCAGATCCTGGAAGGGACGAACGAGATCATGAGACTCATCGTCGGACGCGAGATGCTGCGCCCCGCCGGATCCGCGTCGCTCCAGCGCAGCGGCGGCAACCAGATGCGGAGCGGGTCATGA